A single genomic interval of Coccidioides posadasii str. Silveira chromosome 1, complete sequence harbors:
- the AIM9_1 gene encoding Phosphotransferase enzyme (EggNog:ENOG410PIY2~COG:S), translating to MFSYGKRAELDIYRGPWRDWKTYLCAIGEREIESTRRYGKPLELDFPHNGPFPGKHDPKQYIALLEKYLALVPFLLPKNNGHPLNQPTLRHPDLNPNNIFISSKTGAISCIIDWQHTTIEPLLLVAGYPRSFENPEINESPDLKEPQLPSNYDSLPPDEKAEADELYRRQTLYHYYRVCNGVFNKTHLKALCDPLLHPRKHLIDRAGRTWSGNLITLMGALVRMTEYWSLLPNTKGLNCPVNFEAGDLEEFHKNEEICLL from the exons ATGTTCTCATATGGGAAGAGAGCTGAACTTGACATATATAGGGGGCCAT GGAGGGATTGGAAAACCTATCTCTGCGCAATCGGCGAGAGGGAAATCGAATCGACTCGCCGGTACGGGAAGCCACTCGAGCTAGATTTCCCACATAATGGACCCTTTCCTGGGAAACACGATCCAAAGCAATACATCGCACTTTTAGAGAAGTATCTGGCACTGGTTCCTTTCCTCCTCCCGAAAAATAACGGGCACCCACTAAACCAACCGACTCTCCGTCATCCAG ATCTAAACCCCAATAACATTTTTATATCATCTAAAACTGGCGCAATCTCCTGCATCATCGACTGGCAGCATACAACAATAGAGCCACTCCTTCTCGTGGCTGGTTATCCCCGCTCTTTCGAAAACCCAGAGATAAATGAGTCGCCAGACCTGAAGGAACCACAACTCCCGTCCAACTACGACTCACTGCCTCCCGACGAGAAGGCTGAGGCTGATGAGTTGTATCGTCGGCAGACACTCTATCACTACTATCGCGTTTGCAATGGAGTATTCAATAAGACCCATCTTAAGGCCCTGTGTGACCCCCTTCTACACCCTCGAAAACATCTCATTGATAGGGCAGGCCGGACGTGGAGTGGGAATTTGATTACATTGATGGGTGCGCTAGTCAGAATGACTGAGTATTGGTCCCTTCTCCCAAATACAAAAGGGCTCAATTGCCCTGTTAACTTTGAGGCGGGCGATTTGGAAGAATTTCATAAAAATGAGGAAATATGTTTGCTATGA
- the AIM9_2 gene encoding Phosphotransferase enzyme (EggNog:ENOG410PIY2~COG:S): MDDGFQAIAKIPYKIALPKRHATASEAATLEFLRLKGIPVPKLYSYSASVDNPAGVEYIIMEKVNGVPIETRWLSMTKRERHTLASSFVRLRKSSGKVSGKLAPSPLSVCGCSAKLVHPHQERPNNTTDAKSTNARRP, translated from the coding sequence ATGGACGACGGTTTTCAGGCAATCGCCAAAATTCCATATAAAATTGCCCTTCCCAAACGCCATGCGACCGCGAGCGAGGCTGCTACATTAGAGTTCTTACGCCTGAAGGGTATTCCAGTGCCAAAACTTTACAGCTACTCTGCGTCGGTGGATAATCCAGCTGGAGTCGAATACATCATTATGGAAAAAGTCAATGGTGTACCAATTGAAACGAGGTGGTTATCGATGACAAAGCGAGAGAGGCATACGCTGGCTTCCAGTTTCGTGAGATTGAGAAAAAGCTCTGGGAAGGTTTCGGGAAAACTGGCGCCGAGCCCTTTGTCCGTCTGTGGATGTTCAGCGAAACTCGTCCATCCTCATCAAGAACGGCCGAATAATACGACCGACGCGAAAAGCACCAATGCGCGCCGGCCCTAG